In Drosophila santomea strain STO CAGO 1482 chromosome 2L, Prin_Dsan_1.1, whole genome shotgun sequence, a single window of DNA contains:
- the LOC120445478 gene encoding ubiA prenyltransferase domain-containing protein 1 homolog: MVTSSQLLPNGNLSRNGKTKIEDGEEVEAVFGARAAGAGAGVALTGLTGHSSTSGTFMKLKTYLLALRPWSLSASLVPTLLGSALAYRSQWAEEFSLATFFLTAFTVVTVHCAGNVVNTYFDFIKGIDKQKADDRTLVDHILTKDEVVSLGAILYMAGCGGFVLLAVLSPAKMEHLALIYFGGLSSSFLYTGGIGFKYIALGDLVILILFGPISVLFAFMSQTGHVEWTTMGYAIPLALNTEAILHSNNTRDADNDRRAGIVTLAILIGRTASHVLYAMLLFAPYSLFFIFGLKYSLWFLLPLVTLPQAFQIEKRFRNEQTMHLVPRQTAKLNFFFGILYIVACCCAHQLPTFGLRRN; encoded by the exons ATGGTTACAAGCAGCCAGCTGTTGCCCAACGGCAACTTGTCCAGGAATGGCAAGACCAAAATAGAGGACGGTGAAGAGGTGGAAGCCGTCTTTGGTGCTCGTGCAGCAGGTGCAGGGGCCGGAGTAGCACTAACGGGACTAACAGGACACTCATCCACATCCGGAACGTTTATGAAACTGAAAACCTATCTCCTAGCTCTGCGTCCCTGGTCGCTGTCCGCCAGTCTGGTTCCAACGCTGCTCGGCTCAGCCCTAGCCTACCGCTCCCAGTGGGCGGAGGAGTTTTCGCTGGCCACCTTCTTCCTCACCGCCTTTACCGTGGTCACCGTCCACTGCGCCGGCAACGTCGTGAACACCTACTTCGACTTCATCAAGGGCATTGACAAGCAGAAAGCCGACGACCGCACGCTGGTGGACCATATACTCACCAAGGATGAG GTGGTATCGCTGGGCGCCATTCTGTATATGGCTGGCTGCGGaggttttgttttgctggctGTGCTCAGTCCGGCAAAAATGGAGCACCTGGCACTGATCTACTTTGGGGGATTGTCCTCGAGTTTCCTGTACACTGGAGGCATCGGTTTCAAGTACATTGCCCTTGGAGATCTGGTAATACTGATACTCTTTGGACCCATTTCGGTGCTTTTTGCCTTTATGTCACAAACGGGTCATGTCGAATGGACAACAATGGGTTATGCAATTCCTTTGGCTCTCAACACAGAGGCAATCCTGCATAGCAACAACACTAGAGATGCGGACAACGATCGCCGGGCTGGAATAGTAACGCTCGCCATTTTAATAGGGCGTACAGCATCTCACGTTCTGTATGCAATGCTTCTCTTTGCACCCTACTCATTATTCTTCATCTTCGGCTTGAAGTACTCTCTGTGGTTCCTACTGCCGCTGGTAACCCTGCCACAAGCCTTCCAGATTGAGAAGCGTTTCCGTAACGAACAGACAATGCACCTGGTTCCTCGGCAAACAGCTAAGCTAAACTTCTTTTTTGGCATCTTGTATATCGTGGCCTGCTGTTGCGCCCACCAGTTGCCTACCTTCGGATTGCGAAGAAATTAA